One part of the Plasmodium cynomolgi strain B DNA, chromosome 3, whole genome shotgun sequence genome encodes these proteins:
- a CDS encoding hypothetical protein (putative), giving the protein MVAATGEDDVDQDDVDRDEVDQDDVDKDDFDQDDVDQDDVDQHAKSFYEIYDDHGDTQDCPHELRRFIRKEHMDVKIKIKCSSPRNLSKRDVQNVIGEMFQGGESAGEAVGEATGEVTGEAADSGGETGQGNEEIYYLNSNFKKFNYPDRNVLWPNPLVYNHRLQPFIMERKKDEDSNTFDMNKKYIEVNKRRLQNLWCYSSSYGVDWNTLDGLFLNFKNQKEEHLKKWEENKNSIMIYASRIAKRKLIMSRKKLLNSLGIDYSSNVYANYEDTGEVQETYMENDQEVEYNLLFPRSIFRNLYFYWKDRYMHYYEDTLCDYLKGEVVDLQLLREQNERNLHLSGKKMMREHSFSLRPVKGSNLYVTRYVPKGRRRARTNADQFDLTGVGENIYNTPQKEK; this is encoded by the exons ATGGTGGCAGCAACG ggggaggacgACGTTGACCAGGATGACGTTGACCGGGATGAAGTTGACCAGGACGACGTTGACAAGGACGACTTTGACCAGGACGACGTTGACCAGGACGACGTTGACCAGCACGCCAAGTCCTTCTACGAAATCTATGACGACCACGGGGACACACAGGACTGCCCGCACGAGCTCCGCAGGTTCATCAGAAAGGAACACATGGACGTGAAGATAAAAATCAAATGCTCCAGCCCGAGGAACCTCAGCAAGCGAGATGTACAGAACGTCATCGGGGAGATGTTCCAGGGGGGTGAATCGGCTGGTGAAGCGGTTGGTGAAGCGACTGGTGAAGTGACTGGTGAAGCGGCCGACTCGGGGGGTGAAACGGGCCAAGGCAACGAAGAAATCTACTACCTCAATTcgaatttcaaaaaattcaactACCCTGATCGAAACGTATTGTGGCCCAACCCACTAGTATACAATCACCGATTGCAGCCATTCATaatggaaaggaagaaggacgaAGATAGCAACACCTTtgatatgaacaaaaaatatatcgaagtaaataaaaggagGCTGCAGAATTTGTGGTGTTACAGCTCCAGTTACGGAGTGGATTGGAACACGTTGGAtggtctttttttaaatttcaaaaatcaGAAAGAGgaacatttgaaaaaatgggaagaaaataaaaacagtaTCATGATCTACGCATCAAGAATCGCCAAAAGGAAGCTAATTATGagtcgaaaaaaattgctaaatAGTCTGGGCATCGACTACTCCAGTAACGTTTATGCCAATTACGAGGACACGGGAGAGGTGCAAGAAACGTATATGGAAAATGACCAGGAGGTcgaatataatttattgtttccTCGATCTATATTCCGCAA cCTGTACTTTTACTGGAAGGACCGGTACATGCACTACTACGAAGACACTCTGTGCGATTATCTGAAGGGAGAAGTGGTAGATTTGCAACTGCTACGAGAGCAGAATGAGCGGAATCTGCATTTGTctgggaagaaaatgatgagaGAGCACTCGTTCAGCTTAAGGCCAGTCAAGGGGTCCAATTTGTACGTTACGAGATATGTGCCAAAGGGGAGGCGACGG GCTAGAACCAATGCCGATCAATTTGACTTAACAGGGGttggagaaaatatatataacacgCCCCAAAAGGAGAAGTAG
- a CDS encoding hypothetical protein (putative) — translation MSVKKLKSSGLLRLESKSVDKTDANNNFVKKSANVKIVRKKTDGQIERTLTGTVPLQKEGDKVVKRKVLKKAQEGGVTVVMNVGSTGNVGSTGNAGGTGNAGGTGNDGSTGNDGNAANMAESTMRKQDEKKSYVVRKTAAKFSVRSGKTNEAAHRDLFGEDDEGNGEESLKGNFNYDDAGSGNGKDYQDNNSPAGDYAPPHVAKKIVKKKKPTERDPNRSNLFTNDAIPGTQFEHPGNPPNGRNYKSDKVEEDDSENEILNSIISRNDESTLGEPPKEVPISGKLKNAEKGNQPPGGLTPRGATTMTMDSSSGGKSSIAGNGSIAGNGGIAGNGSIAGNGGIAGNGRRPNECCEQMVNEIKMNETKLAEMQQTHEQKMNSM, via the exons atgtCTGTGAAGAAGTTAAAAAGCAGCGGTCTGCTTAGGCTAGAAAGTAAGAGCGTCGATAAGACGGACGCGAATAAcaatttcgtaaaaaaaagcgcaaatgtaaaaattgtgaggaagaaaacgGATGGGCAAATTGAGAGGACCCTGACGGGTACCGTTCCTTTGCAGAAGGAGGGGGACAAAGTGGTGAAGCGGAAGGTCCTTAAGAAGGCGCAAGAAGGGGGAGTCACCGTTGTGATGAACGTAGGCAGCACAGGGAATGTTGGCAGCACAGGGAATGCTGGCGGCACAGGGAATGCTGGCGGCACAGGGAATGATGGCAGCACAGGGAACGATGGCAACGCTGCTAACATGGCGGAATCAACCATGAGGAAGcaggatgaaaaaaagagttatgTCGTTCGGAAGACCGCCGCGAAGTTTAGTGTGAGGTCGGGGAAGACGAACGAAGCTGCCCACAGAGACCTCTTTGGGGAAGATGACGAGGGGAATGGAGAGGAAAGTCTGAAGGGGAACTTCAACTATGACGATGCTGGCAGCGGTAACGGAAAGGATTACCAGGACAATAATAGCCCTGCTGGTGATTACGCCCCCCCTCatgttgcgaaaaaaattgtgaagaaaaaaaaacccactGAGAGGGATCCAAACCGAAGCaacctttttacaaatgatGCCATTCCTGGAACTCAATTTGAGCACCCAGGCAACCCCCCCAACGGAAGGAACTACAAAAGCGATAAGGTAGAAGAAGACGACTCGGAAAATGAAATCCTGAATTCAATTATCAGCAGAAATGACGAGTCCACCTTAGGAGAACCACCCaaggag GTACCTATAAGTGGGAAATTAAAGAATGCAGAAAAGGGTAACCAGCCCCCTGGCGGACTGACACCTCGCGGCGCCACGACGATGACCATGGATAGTAGCAGTGGTGGGAAGAGCAGCATTGCTGGGAACGGTAGCATTGCTGGGAACGGTGGCATTGCTGGGAACGGCAGCATTGCTGGGAACGGTGGCATTGCTGGGAACGGTAGACGGCCGAACGAATGCTGCGAACAAATGgtgaacgaaataaaaatgaacgaaacGAAACTCGCAGAAATGCAACAGACGcacgaacaaaaaatgaacagcatg
- a CDS encoding zinc-finger RAN binding protein (putative), producing the protein MCSKAKFPKKGNDPKSNKEVRTGKGGGHYDIQGSNEKRVHDSDDEEYDEFGRKKKRKIVDKDVKKDKDRGDNDTSRDASGYSNNRESFYKKDTYRSRHFNRSRSRSFTSSDYQRGGGAGGGRGRGRGRGGYYKNYYDRRKQDGGYSAGRYDGGSRYDGGSRYDGSSRHDGSSRHDDRSRHDDRSRHDDRSRHDDRSRHDDRSRHDDRSRHDDRSRHDGRSRYDDRSRYDGRSRHDERNRQGDNRHDDGSTHERKPNYDSDRQHQDRAGSSDEAENDRRADYDRRRYKRD; encoded by the exons ATGTGTAGTAAAGCAAAGttcccaaaaaaggggaatgacCCCAAGTCGAATAAAGAGGTACGGACTGGCAAAGGTGGAGGACACTATGACATTCAGGGAAGTAACGAAAAGAGAGTCCATGACTCGGACGATGAAGAGTATGATGAATTTGGtcggaagaaaaagaggaagataGTAG ataaGGATGTCAAAAAGGACAAGGATAGGGGCGATAATGACACGAGCAGGGACGCAAGTGGCTACAGCAACAACAGAGAGTCCTTCTACAAAAAGGACACGTACAGAAGCAGACACTTTAATCGCTCCCGGTCGAGGAGTTTCACGTCAAGTGATTACCAAAGAGGTGGCGGTGCAGGCGGAGGCAGAGGCAGAGGTAGAGGTAGAGGCGGCTATTACAAGAATTACTACGACCGGAGGAAGCAGGACGGGGGGTACAGCGCCGGTCGGTACGATGGAGGCAGCAGGTACGATGGAGGCAGCAGGTATGATGGAAGCAGTAGGCATGATGGAAGCAGCAGGCATGATGATCGAAGCAGGCATGATGATCGAAGCAGGCATGATGACCGAAGCAGGCATGATGACCGAAGCAGGCATGATGACCGAAGCAGGCATGATGACCGAAGCAGGCATGATGACCGAAGCAGGCACGATGGCCGAAGCAGATACGACGACCGAAGCAGGTACGATGGCCGAAGTAGACATGATGAGCGGAACCGCCAGGGCGACAACCGGCACGACGACGGCAGCACGCACGAGCGAAAACCGAACTACGACAGTGATAGGCAGCACCAAGACAGGGCGGGCAGCTCCGACGAGGCGGAGAATGACAGGCGAGCCGATTACGACCGAAGGAGGTATAAACGGGACTAA
- a CDS encoding hypothetical protein (putative) encodes MSMFKGMLIKSSERSTKGKNPNAGKGSSAKEAQLARGSSTLSSKRGDSYLDLEDLAPSYSSSVAATDKGGNHVQGDEAVTLPLHGDKDEEGSFERPSGFYKIAQIGNTPWCGSYERGSNNNESANGMKRSSCSHPNWSDSRNEFSSEPYEGYLECAQREVTNRSDSAISPEEGKRHIENFPEQILNPLNDLLTLMRDFFMTNPKQWNKNKVKRILDELTQNKIHQNVLIVVYYFTYEAYANRVLLNLKEEYNCDLLIHKFFGKIHKIRKKRKKCKEEEKVLIINEKLDTAHEMQKQIFTYNLELSNIENYITDLFRKKKQRKIIQKEEDIKTEEENIKAKERSVEESKEELNKAEQVISSTYEKQLHKIDEEIDALDRNIKELEEIITIKKSQREDAIRRKKQLEKERETEMKTLLQKQSDLNTSINFIKNTTSLMDEKKKFVEDEKEKTKKVVAQLKEAYQNSCQKKIQTNRLLCDLKNVVRNLYNSDEECKHMCEDNSRRKSFVGNYCETTDGKGTSPVRDENAHTINATATKGQEQASHHLDASNLLKKIFLLKKHIFDVEKNMNSIKGKKKQLTIDISQFNCEMDNINIKKENLKNKKKILLKNKMLSEIKNTINELEELDQTEEVILKQLEDAKGDMSLLRKDHLRMKEQKEALKRRLFRQERKLLKREIRHVRGDLNRDQGADSVVTPPADEGVANGERDDVASGERDDVAKGVRDDVANGERDDVANGERDDVVSGERDDVANGERNNVVASPVEETNEEEAFPFSEESEQSEGGESSAAFSQMLHQLEKISENSEDEEDQYMWSDQEEEDTSQSDEEEGERGGDGVIGVSGGTGENGETGGTSETGGAETPLPSDGEKSGPSEDNSDSGDHGDGAEVVTDVVTNGEEKNTSDSFPRSNTHSRDPLDQLEKFKLEEGRIFERILEKYKSFCNLSETVDHHVLEKEIRQVYRDITREQTIFKNKKLLTLRKRKRVLRRYYHYVSDNSEEEDLNG; translated from the exons ATGTCCATGTTCAAAGGGATGCTGATAAAGTCTTCCGAGCGAAGCACCAAGGGGAAGAACCCCAATGCGGGGAAGGGGAGCTCTGCGAAAGAGGCACAATTGGCGAGGGGAAGCAGCACGCTGAGCTCGAAGAGGGGGGATTCGTATCTGGACTTGGAAGACCTGGCGCCCAGCTACAGCAGCAGTGTGGCGGCTACTGATAAAGGCGGGAACCATGTCCAGGGAGACGAAGCGGTTACATTACCCCTTCACGGGGATAAGGACGAAGAGGGGAGTTTCGAACGTCCAAGCggtttttacaaaattgcacaaattggAAATACCCCCTGGTGTGGCAGTTACGAACGAGGCAGTAACAACAACGAGTCAGCAAATGGGATGAAACGCAGCAGTTGTAGCCACCCGAACTGGAGTGATTCCAGAAATGAATTCTCAAGTGAACCATATGAAGGGTATCTGGAATGCGCACAAAGGGAAGTAACAAATCGAAGCGACAGTGCCATTTCCCCAGAGGAGGGAAAGCGTCACATAGAGAACTTCCCTGAGCAGATATTAAACCCGTTGAATGACCTCTTAACCCTCATGCGAGATTTTTTCATGACGAACCCAAAGCaatggaataaaaacaaGGTGAAAAGAATTTTGGACGAATTGACCCAAAATAAAATCCACCAAAATGTACTAATCGTTGTGTACTACTTTACATACGAGGCGTATGCAAATAGAGTCCTCCTAAACTTGAAGGAAGAATACAACTGCGATTTGCTGattcacaaattttttgGGAAAATCCATaagataaggaaaaaaagaaagaaatgtaaagaagaggaaaaagtcCTCATCATAAATGAAAAGCTAGACACAGCTCATGAAATGCAAAAACAAATATTCACCTACAATTTGGAGTTATCGAATATCGAAAATTACATTACTGATTtatttaggaaaaaaaaacaa aggaagatcatacaaaaggaggaggacataaaaactgaggaggaaaatataaaagcgAAAGAACGAAGTGTAGAGGAATCCAAAGAGGAACTAAACAAAGCTGAGCAAGTTATATCCTCCACGTATGAAAAACagttacacaaaattgacgAAGAAATTGACGCCCTTGATCGAAACATAAAAGAGCTCGAAGAAATTATTACCATTAAAAAATCGCAAAGGGAAGACGCCATaaggagaaagaaacaattagagaaagagagagaaacGGAAATGAAGACCCTTCTGCAGAAACAGTCAGATTTAAATACctccattaattttataaaaaataccaCCTCCCTCATGGacgagaaaaagaaattcgtcgaggatgaaaaggaaaaaacaaaaaaagtcGTAGCCCAGTTGAAGGAAGCCTATCAAAACTCCTGTCAGAAGAAGATCCAAACGAACCGCTTACTTtgcgatttaaaaaatgtcgTTCGAAATTTGTACAACTCGGATGAAGAGTGCAAACACATGTGTGAAGATAATTCAAGGAGGAAGTCCTTCGTGGGAAATTATTGCGAAACAACGGATGGAAAGGGCACTTCCCCTGTGCGTGATGAAAATGCACACACCATTAATGCTACAGCGACCAAAGGACAGGAACAGGCGAGCCACCATTTGGATGCCTCCAATttgctcaaaaaaatattcctcttaaaaaaacacattttcgacgtggaaaaaaatatgaacagcattaagggaaaaaaaaaacaactcaCCATCGACATCAGCCAATTCAATTGCGAAATggataacataaatattaagaaggaaaacctgaagaataaaaagaaaatcctTCTGAAGAATAAAATGCTAAGTGAAATTAAGAACACCATTAACGAGTTGGAGGAGTTGGACCAAACGGAGGAAGTCATTTTGAAGCAGCTGGAGGATGCGAAGGGGGACATGAGCTTGTTAAGGAAGGACCACCTTCGGATGAAGGAACAGAAGGAAGCACTAAAGCGCAGATTATTTCGCCAAGAAAGGAAGTTGCTCAAGCGGGAAATACGTCACGTTCGGGGGGACCTCAATCGTGACCAGGGGGCAGACAGTGTGGTAACTCCCCCAGCTGATGAGGGCGTGGCCAACGGTGAGAGGGATGACGTGGCTAGCGGTGAGAGGGATGACGTGGCCAAGGGTGTGAGGGACGACGTGGCTAACGGTGAGCGGGATGACGTAGCCAACGGTGAGAGGGATGACGTGGTTAGCGGTGAGAGGGACGACGTGGCCAACGGTGAGAGGAACAACGTGGTAGCCTCCCCGGTGGAAGAAACCAACGAGGAGGAAGCCTTCCCATTTTCCGAGGAATCGGAGCAGTCAGAGGGGGGAGAATCAAGTGCCGCCTTTAGTCAGATGCTGCACCAGTTGGAGAAGATAAGCGAAAACAGCGAAGATGAGGAGGACCAATATATGTGGAGCGaccaagaggaagaagacacCTCGCAGAGTGATGAGGAAGAGGGGGAACGGGGAGGAGACGGCGTAATCGGGGTAAGCGGCGGAACTGGTGAAAACGGCGAAACCGGCGGAACTAGCGAAACCGGCGGAGCGGAGACTCCCCTCCCAAGtgatggagaaaaaagtggCCCATCGGAGGACAACTCCGACAGTGGTGACCATGGCGACGGGGCGGAAGTCGTTACAGATGTTGTGACcaatggagaggaaaaaaacacaagcGATTCATTCCCACGCAGTAATACACACAGCAGAGATCCACTAGACCAACTGGAAAAGTTCAAGCTGGAGGAGGGTCGTATCTTCGAAAGGATTTTAGAGAAATACAAAAGCTTCTGCAATTTGAGTGAAACTGTAGACCACCATGTgttggaaaaagaaattcgGCAGGTTTATAGAGACATAACAAGGGAGCaaaccatttttaaaaacaaaaaattgctcactttaagaaagagaaaaagagtCCTAAGGAGGTACTACCATTATGTGTCGGACAATAGTGAGGAGGAGGATCTGAATGGATAA